Proteins encoded together in one Coffea arabica cultivar ET-39 chromosome 2c, Coffea Arabica ET-39 HiFi, whole genome shotgun sequence window:
- the LOC140003714 gene encoding sister chromatid cohesion 1 protein 3-like isoform X2 gives MSGHLLLGVVRIYSKQVDYFYQDCNVALVEILKAFSSVNTNINLPEGATQAPYHSITLPETLALDKIDLEGYSDLERSEDDHRGRREEITLEDQEPTGRDPHEPTRFTEDMGRGSPDLEETTVSGLKPMEEDSRPSVPEDITVVIGDPSPGNHGGLNEKPGKDSTTQELPDIEIMRDAVHDFRMEDAPVWPDQGYDVELDRVLEEQIMKRTEASSPVVEEILVSGGPSMPLPQAEEPQSVASEQAHENFNLDIPFGHASPGLAIRSTPPVEQPRAKQRKKRSRDFYDEQTVLTNKSMKKALEDSSDLLRRRRDCPSSNLDMWKSQKRLKKDRVFLEPLITGLSADLVSIYKKEVISSKPHLVGSEEPHLQPRDAQISTPRGDNEMEIENLRNYEGPSGGNEMFNILPSPNRFISSPTMSMASPIRRGESTPATTNFGSEQDRLETTIGTDVQTTPDLAASSGLFSSDMETPATLLGGALGVENTVLSDIPEMLNSAGDLSFLEQDEKTPGGTPRTPESDHLTRKQMGTPEFDKLSARTRAVAQYLRRQSSVATNSEELSGILSLNSILEGKTRKISARMFFETLVLKNYALVDVNQEEPYSDIALKVTSKLIKEKFPS, from the exons ATGTCAGGCCATCTTCTACTAGGTGTTGTCCGTATTTATTCCAAGCAAGTTGACTATTTTTATCAAGATTGCAATGTCGCATTGGTGGAAATACTCAAGGCATTTTCTTCTGTAAATACAAATATCAATCTGCCAGAGGGTGCAACTCAAGCACCATATCACTCTATCACTCTGCCTGAAACACTTGCACTTGATAAAATTGACCTGGAAGGTTATTCTGACCTGGAGAG GTCTGAGGATGATCATCGTGGAAGACGAGAGGAAATCACGCTTGAAG ACCAAGAGCCAACAGGAAGAGATCCACACGAACCCACTAGATTCACTGAG GATATGGGGAGGGGTTCTCCAGATTTGGAAGAGACTACAGTGTCTGGGCTCAAGCCCATGGAGGAAGA TTCTCGTCCTTCGGTTCCAGAGGACATTACAGTAGTGATTGGAGATCCTTCTCCCGGCAATCACGGAGGATTGAATGAAAAACCTGGAAAAGATAGTACCACTCAGGAGCTCCCAGATATTGAAATCATGCGTGATGCTGTACATGACTTTCGAATGGAAGATGCTCCTGTATGGCCAGATCAAGGCTATGATGTGGAACTTGACAGAGTGCTGGAGGAGCAGATCATGAAACGTACTGAAGCCAGCAGTCCAGTTGTGGAGGAAATATTGGTTTCTGGAGGTCCTTCTATGCCATTACCTCAAGCTGAAGAACCTCAATCTGTTGCTTCAGAGCAGGCCCATGAAAATTTTAATCTAGACATTCCCTTCG GGCATGCATCACCTGGACTAGCAATTCGATCAACACCTCCAGTTGAGCAGCCAAGAGCAAagcagagaaaaaaaaggagcaGGGATTTTTATGATGAACAAACTGTACTGACTAACAA GTCTATGAAGAAGGCGCTAGAAGATTCCAGTGATTTGCTAAGAAGAAGAAGGGATTGTCCTTCTTCTAATTTGGACATGTGGAAGTCACAGAAGAGATTGAAAAAGGACAGAGTCTTTCTTGAGCCTTTAATAACTG GATTATCGGCTGACCTGGTTAGCATTTACAAGAAAGAAGTTATTTCTTCGAAACCTCACTTAGTTGGCTCAGAGGAACCTCATCTCCAGCCTAGAGATGCACAAATATCGACACCTAGGGGAGACAATGAAATGGAAATTGAAAATCTTCGCAACTATGAAGGTCCTTCTGGTGGCAATGAGATGTTTAATATCTTGCCTTCCCCTAATAGATTTATTTCATCTCCTACGATGTCCATGGCTTCTCCGATCAGAAGAGGCGAATCCACACCGGCCACTACAAATTTTGGTTCAGAGCAGGATCGGTTAGAAACAACTATTGGCACTGATGTACAGACTACCCCAGATTTAGCAGCATCTAGTGGACTTTTTAGTTCGGACATGGAAACTCCAGCAACTCTTTTAGGCGGGGCACTAGGAGTGGAGAACACTGTTCTTTCTGATATCCCCGAGATGCTAAATTCTGCTGGG GACTTAAGCTTCCTAGAACAAGATGAAAAAACACCTGGTG GGACCCCAAGAACTCCAGAATCAGATCACttgacaagaaaacaaatgggAACTCCAGAGTTTGACAAATTGTCAGCAAGGACAAG AGCTGTGGCCCAATATTTGAGAAGGCAGTCATCAGTAGCCACCAACTCCGAAGAATTGTCTGGAATTCTCAGCTTGAACTCAATATTGGAAGGCAAGACCAGAAAAATAAGTGCTCGGATGTTTTTTGAAACACTA GTTTTAAAAAATTATGCACTTGTAGACGTTAACCAAGAAGAACCTTATAGTGATATTGCTTTGAAGGTGACTTCAAAACTCATAAAGGAAAAATTTCCGAGCTAA
- the LOC140035271 gene encoding uncharacterized protein has protein sequence MTRRSGKREKAISSTSDDRRKPEKSGAEAPPKAVGESGSSRKVLGLKKDNRHKKIMRNYRKMQRARRKDPYADFRQYPTNKLADLDLIHNYIRQLKESDGFDVDVYPGLCFAAVYVPRPEFKEPCQLRTDAIEMSQLALAQFNSDNRESKGVPYEFQGIERVVSYSCNGEIFLITFQAREAETDDIKTFQAKVFDPPGLDEEEEREVMLVRLKEF, from the exons ATGACCAGGCGCAGTGGGAAACGTGAGAAGGCGATCTCTTCTACGAGCGACGACCGCAGGAAACCTGAGAAATCAGGGGCGGAAGCGCCACCCAAAGCAGTTGGTGAGAGTGGCAGCAGCCGAAAGGTGCTGGGTCTCAAGAAGGATAACAGGCATAAGAAAATTATGAGGAATTACAGAAAAATGCAACGCGCTCGGCGCAAGGATCCTTACGCTGATTTCCGCCAATATCCCACTAACAAGCTGGCGGATCTGGACCTAATCCACAACTACATCAGGCAGCTAAAAGAGAGCGAT GGTTTTGACGTGGATGTTTATCCGGGTCTTTGTTTCGCAGCTGTGTACGTCCCTCGACCCGAGTTTAAGGAACCTTGCCAACTTCGAACAGATGCTATTGAAATGTCTCAGTTGGCACTTGCCCAATTCAACAGTGACAACAGAGAGAGCAAG GGGGTACCATACGAGTTCCAAGGTATTGAGAGGGTAGTTTCATACTCTTGTAATGGGGAAATCTTTCTCATTACCTTCCAAGCTCGAGAGGCTGAAACTGATGACATCAAGACTTTTCAAGCTAAGGTGTTTGATCCTCCCGGTTTGGACgaggaggaggagagagagGTCATGCTCGTCAGACTTAAAGAATTCTAG
- the LOC140035578 gene encoding uncharacterized protein produces the protein MAKQKAIVELLGDWVESYKLLPRYMEILKMKNPGIVVHWDKDTTYTSPSREIFNGVFWAFEGFKHCHPVISIDGTFLYGKYKGAILIAVSVDANNQLFPLAFSIMDSENNDSWGWFMACIREFVTQRRGLCVISDHHPGIITTMSQIGSKWIEPFAYHCFCIRHLASNFNTKFHDKILKHLLVAAANENQVFKFQRKMETIGKINPKARKWLDDLPVEKWALAHDGGKRYGIMTTNLSEVFTSVLKDNSFGATYFYCVNSYFAIRRQLAVQRSVCGQSFTPFVDGKSLFLWDQGRRS, from the exons ATGGCAAAGCAAAAGGCTATTGTTGAGCTTTTGGGTGATTGGGTAGAATCTTACAAGTTACTTCCAAGGTACATGGAAATTCTCAAGATGAAAAATCCTGGAATAGTTGTGCATTGGGATAAGGACACTACATATACTAGCCCATCACGAGAAATATTTAATGGTGTATTTTGGGCCTTTg AAGGCTTTAAGCATTGCCATCCTGTGATAAGTATAGATGGTACATTCTTGTATGGGAAATATAAAGGAGCCATACTTATTGCAGTTTCAGTAGATGCAAACAATCAACTATTTCCACTTGCCTTTTCAATTATGGACAGTGAGAACAATGATAGTTGGGGTTGGTTTATGGCATGCATAAGAGAATTTGTCACTCAACGAAGGGGCCTCTGTGTGATATCTGACCATCATCCAGGTATTATTACCACAATGAGTCAGATAGGATCAAAGTGGATTGAACCATTTGCCTACCATTGTTTTTGCATCCGCCATCTAGCAAGTAATTTTAATACTAAATTTCATGACAAAATATTGAAACACCTTCTAGTTGCAGCTGCAAATGAAAATCAGGTTTTCAAATTTCAGAGAAAGATGGAAACAATTGGCAAGATAAATCCGAAAGCTCGAAAATGGCTAGATGATTTGCCAGTTGAGAAGTGGGCTTTAGCACATGATGGTGGCAAAAGATATGGTATAATGACAACAAATTTATCAGAGGTATTTACCAGTGTGTTGAAGGATAACAGTTTTGGTGCAACTTACTTCTATTGTGTCAACAGCTATTTTGCCATTAGAAGGCAATTAGCAGTTCAAAGAAGTGTTTGCGGCCAATCTTTCACTCCTTTTGTAGATGGAAAAAGCTTGTTCTTATGGGATCAAGGCAGGAGGTCATGA
- the LOC140035272 gene encoding small ribosomal subunit protein cS22-like, with the protein MNTISSTCVFSPAPNLLQIPSSKLIKTHFSRLNFNGLKNLKTPLKFTFHSPQTTREQQPTRLNAVAEEETETASVATAADPSSEAARRLYVGNIPRTVTNDELKRIVEEHGAVEKAEVMYDKWSGRSRRFAFVTMKTVEDANAAIVKLNETEIGGRKIKVNITEKPLQTLDSSLLQAEESQFIDSPHKVYVGNLAKDVTTDKLKNLFAEKGKVLSAKVSRVPGTSKSSGYGFVTFSSEEEVEAAISSLNNEILEGQRIRVNKA; encoded by the exons ATGAACACTATATCATCCACTTGTGTATTTTCCCCAGCTCCAAATCTCCTCCAAATCCCCTCTTCAAAACTCATCAAAACCCATTTCTCAAGACTCAATTTTAACGGCCTTAAAAACCTTAAAACCCCTCTCAAGTTCACTTTCCATTCACCCCAAACAACCAGAGAGCAGCAGCCCACAAGACTAAATGCTGTTGCTGAAGAAGAAACTGAAACAGCCTCAGTTGCCACAGCTGCAGACCCTTCTTCTGAGGCTGCAAGAAGGCTTTATGTTGGGAATATTCCTCGGACTGTCACCAACGACGAGCTTAAAAGGATTGTTGAAGAACATGGTGCTGTTGAGAAGGCCGAG GTGATGTATGACAAGTGGTCTGGAAGGAGCCGGCGATTTGCATTTGTAACAATGAAGACTGTTGAGGATGCAAATGCAGCTATTGTAAAGCTCAATGAAACA GAAATTGGTGGGCGTAAAATCAAAGTAAATATTACTGAAAAGCCATTGCAAACTTTGGATTCGTCACTTCTTCAAGCCGAAGAATCCCAGTTCATTGACAGTCCACACAAAGTTTATGTGGGTAATCTTGCAAAGGATGTAACCACAGATAAATTAAAAAACTTATTTGCTGAGAAGGGTAAGGTACTTAGTGCTAAAGTATCACGGGTTCCAGGGACTTCTAAGTCCAGTGGTTATGGATTTGTTACATTCTCTTCAGAAGAGGAAGTAGAAGCTGCCATTTCATCTCTGAATAATGAG ATTCTCGAGGGACAGAGGATTCGTGTAAATAAAGCTTAA
- the LOC113732201 gene encoding thioredoxin-like protein Clot: MPMKVLDATLSNFDGVFDKFKAEAPNYKANLILFLADKDPATSLSWCPDCVRAEPVIYKKLEVSSDDIALLRAYVGDRPTWRNPQHPWRVDSTFKLRGVPTLVRWENDAIKGRLEDHEAHIEQKIDALVAAT, from the exons ATGCCAATGAAGGTGTTGGATGCCACCTTATCAAACTTTGATGGGGTGTTTGACAAGTTCAAAGCAGAAGCCCCAAATTACAAAGCCAATCTCATCCTTTTCTTGGCTGATAAAGACCCTGCCACCTCTCTTTCCTGGTGCCCTG ATTGTGTGAGGGCTGAGCCCGTGATATACAAGAAGCTGGAAGTGTCATCAGATGACATAGCACTTTTGAGAGCTTACGTTGGAGATAGACCAACTTGGAGAAATCCTCAGCATCCCTGGAGGGTGGACTCAACATTCAAGCTTAGAGGAGTTCCTACGCTAGTCCGTTgggaaaatgatgcaataaaaGGTCGTCTTGAAGATCACGAGGCTCATATCGAACAAAAAATTGATGCCTTAGTTGCTGCAACTTAA
- the LOC140003714 gene encoding sister chromatid cohesion 1 protein 3-like isoform X1 yields the protein MFYSQSFLARKGPLGTVWCAAHLQHKLKKSHYTSTSIKDTVDLILVPQVPIALRMSGHLLLGVVRIYSKQVDYFYQDCNVALVEILKAFSSVNTNINLPEGATQAPYHSITLPETLALDKIDLEGYSDLERSEDDHRGRREEITLEDQEPTGRDPHEPTRFTEDMGRGSPDLEETTVSGLKPMEEDSRPSVPEDITVVIGDPSPGNHGGLNEKPGKDSTTQELPDIEIMRDAVHDFRMEDAPVWPDQGYDVELDRVLEEQIMKRTEASSPVVEEILVSGGPSMPLPQAEEPQSVASEQAHENFNLDIPFGHASPGLAIRSTPPVEQPRAKQRKKRSRDFYDEQTVLTNKSMKKALEDSSDLLRRRRDCPSSNLDMWKSQKRLKKDRVFLEPLITGLSADLVSIYKKEVISSKPHLVGSEEPHLQPRDAQISTPRGDNEMEIENLRNYEGPSGGNEMFNILPSPNRFISSPTMSMASPIRRGESTPATTNFGSEQDRLETTIGTDVQTTPDLAASSGLFSSDMETPATLLGGALGVENTVLSDIPEMLNSAGDLSFLEQDEKTPGGTPRTPESDHLTRKQMGTPEFDKLSARTRAVAQYLRRQSSVATNSEELSGILSLNSILEGKTRKISARMFFETLVLKNYALVDVNQEEPYSDIALKVTSKLIKEKFPS from the exons ATGTTTTATTCACAATCATTTCTGGCAAGAAAAGGGCCCTTAGGGACTGTTTGGTGCGCAGCACATTTACAGCACAAGCTCAAGAAATCTCACTACACCTCCACTAGCATCAAAGATACAGTTG ACCTGATTCTGGTTCCTCAGGTTCCTATTGCTCTAAGGATGTCAGGCCATCTTCTACTAGGTGTTGTCCGTATTTATTCCAAGCAAGTTGACTATTTTTATCAAGATTGCAATGTCGCATTGGTGGAAATACTCAAGGCATTTTCTTCTGTAAATACAAATATCAATCTGCCAGAGGGTGCAACTCAAGCACCATATCACTCTATCACTCTGCCTGAAACACTTGCACTTGATAAAATTGACCTGGAAGGTTATTCTGACCTGGAGAG GTCTGAGGATGATCATCGTGGAAGACGAGAGGAAATCACGCTTGAAG ACCAAGAGCCAACAGGAAGAGATCCACACGAACCCACTAGATTCACTGAG GATATGGGGAGGGGTTCTCCAGATTTGGAAGAGACTACAGTGTCTGGGCTCAAGCCCATGGAGGAAGA TTCTCGTCCTTCGGTTCCAGAGGACATTACAGTAGTGATTGGAGATCCTTCTCCCGGCAATCACGGAGGATTGAATGAAAAACCTGGAAAAGATAGTACCACTCAGGAGCTCCCAGATATTGAAATCATGCGTGATGCTGTACATGACTTTCGAATGGAAGATGCTCCTGTATGGCCAGATCAAGGCTATGATGTGGAACTTGACAGAGTGCTGGAGGAGCAGATCATGAAACGTACTGAAGCCAGCAGTCCAGTTGTGGAGGAAATATTGGTTTCTGGAGGTCCTTCTATGCCATTACCTCAAGCTGAAGAACCTCAATCTGTTGCTTCAGAGCAGGCCCATGAAAATTTTAATCTAGACATTCCCTTCG GGCATGCATCACCTGGACTAGCAATTCGATCAACACCTCCAGTTGAGCAGCCAAGAGCAAagcagagaaaaaaaaggagcaGGGATTTTTATGATGAACAAACTGTACTGACTAACAA GTCTATGAAGAAGGCGCTAGAAGATTCCAGTGATTTGCTAAGAAGAAGAAGGGATTGTCCTTCTTCTAATTTGGACATGTGGAAGTCACAGAAGAGATTGAAAAAGGACAGAGTCTTTCTTGAGCCTTTAATAACTG GATTATCGGCTGACCTGGTTAGCATTTACAAGAAAGAAGTTATTTCTTCGAAACCTCACTTAGTTGGCTCAGAGGAACCTCATCTCCAGCCTAGAGATGCACAAATATCGACACCTAGGGGAGACAATGAAATGGAAATTGAAAATCTTCGCAACTATGAAGGTCCTTCTGGTGGCAATGAGATGTTTAATATCTTGCCTTCCCCTAATAGATTTATTTCATCTCCTACGATGTCCATGGCTTCTCCGATCAGAAGAGGCGAATCCACACCGGCCACTACAAATTTTGGTTCAGAGCAGGATCGGTTAGAAACAACTATTGGCACTGATGTACAGACTACCCCAGATTTAGCAGCATCTAGTGGACTTTTTAGTTCGGACATGGAAACTCCAGCAACTCTTTTAGGCGGGGCACTAGGAGTGGAGAACACTGTTCTTTCTGATATCCCCGAGATGCTAAATTCTGCTGGG GACTTAAGCTTCCTAGAACAAGATGAAAAAACACCTGGTG GGACCCCAAGAACTCCAGAATCAGATCACttgacaagaaaacaaatgggAACTCCAGAGTTTGACAAATTGTCAGCAAGGACAAG AGCTGTGGCCCAATATTTGAGAAGGCAGTCATCAGTAGCCACCAACTCCGAAGAATTGTCTGGAATTCTCAGCTTGAACTCAATATTGGAAGGCAAGACCAGAAAAATAAGTGCTCGGATGTTTTTTGAAACACTA GTTTTAAAAAATTATGCACTTGTAGACGTTAACCAAGAAGAACCTTATAGTGATATTGCTTTGAAGGTGACTTCAAAACTCATAAAGGAAAAATTTCCGAGCTAA